The genomic DNA ATTTCATAAACTGTGACCTGGTTAAGCCCGGCACCTCAACGTATCCCCGTCTTGAACGGACCCATGAAAGGCTGCGGCACTACGGCAGAAGGCCTTCGGTGAAGCAGATGGAGGAACTGCTCGGCTACCACGAAAATGGTGCGGGAAGCCTCTGTGTTCATCAAGACGGGGACCCGCGCAAAGTCGCCACCGTCGCTTCTGTAATTATGGAGCCGTCCGAAGGGAGGCTGAGGGCCTGCAAAGGCTATCCTTGCACAGAGCCATTCCATGACTACCGGCTGGAAAGGAGTTGTATGGCATGAAGGAATGTTTCATTCAATTAAATGATAGGGCCGTTCCCTATGAAGAGGCGACGATCCATGTAGGATCGGCAGCGATGAAATACGGAGCGTCCGTATTTGAAGGGATCCGCGGCTATTGGGATGCTGATCGGCATCGAATGCACTTATTTTCCTTATCCGAGCATGTGGACCGTCTTTTGGATTCCATGAAAATTATGGGGATGGAGCATTCCTGGAATAAAAAGCGGGTGATTGGGAATATCCGCAATATTATCCTCGTCAATCAATTGCAGGAGGACTGTTATGTCCGCGTCGCCGCTTCCGTGGAAGCAGACGGTTCATTGGAGGCGAGAGGGCCCGTTCTGCTCAGCGTGGCTGCTTTTCCGCAGCAGCGCAAGCCGCATTCTGATCGGGGCATTCATATATCGGTCTCTTCCTGGCAGCGTATTTCCGACCAAATGATGCCGCCAAGGATCAAGTGCATCGCCAACTACCAGAACGGCCGCTTGGCGATGCTGCAGGCCAAATCGGACGGCTATGACAATACTCTTCTGCTGAATCAGCACGGCAAAATCGCGGAAGCTCCGACAGCGGCTTTTTTTATCGTAAAAAACGGCAGGCTGATCACCCCTTCCGTCACGTCCGGCATACTGGAAAGCATCACCCGCAGGCATATCCTGAGTTGGGCCAAGGAAATGGGCCTGACTGCCGAAGAGCGAGAGCTCGATCGCACGGAGTGTTATTTGGCCGATGAAGCCTTCCTCTGCGGTACGGGGGCGGAGATTCTCCCTGTAATTAGTGTTGACCGCTACAAGCTTGGCGGCGGGAGTATCGGGCCGGTCACGGCGCTGCTGATGAATAAATACTTCAATACGGCATATGCCAAAGAAGAAGGCCTGGAACCCAATTTGGAGGATATTGTTACTTATCCGAAGGAGGAGATCGAAAATGCAGCGCTTCCTATATGAACAGGATTATCGCCGGATGGTTGCCAGCTCCGGGAATCGGCTGGACGAGGAGATCAAGGAGCTGGAAGGCCGGCTGGAGAACGATGGTTATGTGTACCGGAACAAGCCGTTTCAGCTTTACCCGAGAGTCGTCATTCTTTCTTCCTCCGACCGCGAATGGATCCGAAGAGAAGCCGAGCAGCTGATCGACATACTGGAGAAGGTGATCCGTCTTTATGAAGAAGATCCGGCCACCAGGCAGTATTTTATGCTGGATGAAGCCGCTTCCCGCCTGGTACGGATAGATCCTGGATATCAGCGCAAAATCCGTATTTCCCGGTTCGATACCTATCTTGTGCCGGGTAATGAGAGCTTTAAGGTTTTGGAAAACAATACAGATTGCCCGGCCGGTGTCATCTTTACAGGGCGCGTCAATAAGGTGCTCAGGCAAATTCCGTCACTCTCCACCTATTTGGAGAATATCCCTCCGCTATACGAAGAAGGTATCCACAAGCCCGATGCTTTTATCAATGAATTAGTCTCTGTCTTCGCCGAGTTCTCTCCCGGTTCAAGGCTTCGCAGCATGGCGATCCTTCAGCTGGAAAACCGGGTCAGCCTAGAGGTGAAGGAGATGGTTGAACTTCTCCGCAAATCAGGAGTCGAAGCCGTCGTCACGGATCCCCGGCAGCTTTCTTATCGGGAAGGCAAGCTTTATGCCGGAAATCAGCGCATAGAGCTCATCTGGAATAAAATAAACACCGCCGATTTTATCCCTCTTCTTGACGATTCCGCAGCGCTGTCCGACCTGATATGGGCATGCGACGACCTGGCCGTCTGCCATGTCAATTCTTTTCAAGCCCGCTTCATTACAGAGAGCAAGCTATGCTTGGCCTATCTTTCGGATCCAGCCTTCCGCAAGCATTTCACGGATGAAGAATGCAAAATACTCGATAAGCATATCCCCTGGGCACGCAAGCTATCGGCCGTGTCCCCTGAAGATCATGAAGGGCAGGGTATGCGCAAGCTGTTCAAGCTTCGCCGGAAGAAACTGGTGTTAAAGACCGCCTATGACATTAGAGGTGAAGGGGTCGTCATTGGTCTGTCCACCTCGCAGGAGCAATGGGAAGAACTGATCGATCAATGCTGGAACAAACCTTTTATCGTACAGGAACTGGTAGCCGCACCGGAAATCCCGGTTCCTACCGGCCCGGATCACTCCCTGGTCCACAAAAAATTCAGCGCGGATCTGTTCATGTTTGGCGGATCATTTCAAGGCTTTGGCTCGAAATTGAGCGATGAGCTGAAGGTGAACGTCTTTCAGGGAGGGAGCAAGCAGGCGATCTTCTCCGTGGATAACAGCGCTGCTGAATCGCGAGGGAGCGAGCAGACAGCTTGCACCTCCTGCCGCAACTGTACAAATACCGGCGAACGGTGCTCTTGATCGTTATAAATCTAGTATTTTGGCTGCAAAAAAATCATTAGGAGGGATTGTTGATGAGTGCATCCCATTATCCGGGATCTGAAGCCTTCAAAGGAATACCGACGGCATGTATTTCCGATGCCCTGGACACCTTCGGGATCAACGGGGGGCTGGAGGGACTGAAGGCTTTGGGCCCCGGCATGGCTCTTGCGGGACCTGCGTATACGCTGCAGTATGAACCGGTCCCGGAAGGAGAGGCGGCTCAGGCGGGCGAGTTTATTGACGAGGTGCCGGAGGGACACGTCGTTGTGATTGCTAATGGCGGCAGGCAGTACTGTACTGTGTGGGGAGATCTGCTGACGTATGCTGCGAAGATCAGGGGGCTGCGAGGAACTGTTATCGACGGCTGCTGCCGGGATGCAACAGCGATCCTGCAAACTGGTTATCCGTTATTTTCGCTCGGAAGCTATATGAAATCAGGGAAGAACAGGGTCAGACTTGCAGCCAGGCAGGTACCGGTAACAATTGGCAGTACTGTCGTCTGCCCTGGCGATATTGTAGCTGCGGATGACTCTGGCGTGATCGTGATTCCTAAGGATGTGGCGGAGCAGGCATACCGCCGGGTCAAGGAAATTGAAGCGATGGAGGAGCGGATTCTTCTTGATTTGCAAAACGGCATGCCGATGAAAGA from Paenibacillus woosongensis includes the following:
- the ilvE gene encoding branched-chain-amino-acid transaminase, with the protein product MKECFIQLNDRAVPYEEATIHVGSAAMKYGASVFEGIRGYWDADRHRMHLFSLSEHVDRLLDSMKIMGMEHSWNKKRVIGNIRNIILVNQLQEDCYVRVAASVEADGSLEARGPVLLSVAAFPQQRKPHSDRGIHISVSSWQRISDQMMPPRIKCIANYQNGRLAMLQAKSDGYDNTLLLNQHGKIAEAPTAAFFIVKNGRLITPSVTSGILESITRRHILSWAKEMGLTAEERELDRTECYLADEAFLCGTGAEILPVISVDRYKLGGGSIGPVTALLMNKYFNTAYAKEEGLEPNLEDIVTYPKEEIENAALPI
- a CDS encoding circularly permuted type 2 ATP-grasp protein, with the protein product MQRFLYEQDYRRMVASSGNRLDEEIKELEGRLENDGYVYRNKPFQLYPRVVILSSSDREWIRREAEQLIDILEKVIRLYEEDPATRQYFMLDEAASRLVRIDPGYQRKIRISRFDTYLVPGNESFKVLENNTDCPAGVIFTGRVNKVLRQIPSLSTYLENIPPLYEEGIHKPDAFINELVSVFAEFSPGSRLRSMAILQLENRVSLEVKEMVELLRKSGVEAVVTDPRQLSYREGKLYAGNQRIELIWNKINTADFIPLLDDSAALSDLIWACDDLAVCHVNSFQARFITESKLCLAYLSDPAFRKHFTDEECKILDKHIPWARKLSAVSPEDHEGQGMRKLFKLRRKKLVLKTAYDIRGEGVVIGLSTSQEQWEELIDQCWNKPFIVQELVAAPEIPVPTGPDHSLVHKKFSADLFMFGGSFQGFGSKLSDELKVNVFQGGSKQAIFSVDNSAAESRGSEQTACTSCRNCTNTGERCS
- a CDS encoding RraA family protein encodes the protein MSASHYPGSEAFKGIPTACISDALDTFGINGGLEGLKALGPGMALAGPAYTLQYEPVPEGEAAQAGEFIDEVPEGHVVVIANGGRQYCTVWGDLLTYAAKIRGLRGTVIDGCCRDATAILQTGYPLFSLGSYMKSGKNRVRLAARQVPVTIGSTVVCPGDIVAADDSGVIVIPKDVAEQAYRRVKEIEAMEERILLDLQNGMPMKEARIKHRYNQYALRVNV